In the genome of Mytilus edulis chromosome 3, xbMytEdul2.2, whole genome shotgun sequence, one region contains:
- the LOC139518158 gene encoding tigger transposable element-derived protein 4-like → MSRPVKRQRVELSLSDKVKLIKDHDSVPKPSQRELAEKYKVGKSTVGDILRKKDTYLQQFELNANSSKQRFNTNCKFFDINDIVWKWFNTARAKGIPISGPIIQEKALQIADELTIPDFKASNGWLDRWKSRYSVHAFKVNGESASVDTTTVEEYRTRLPDITKGYTQADIFNCDETGLFYRALPDKTLNVKDQSCKGGKNAKERLTVMFACSSTGEKLKPLVIGESYNPRCFKNVNKGNLPVTYYPNKKAWMTTNAFIDLLRTVNTTMRLQRKTGHP, encoded by the coding sequence ATGTCTCGTCCAGTGAAACGTCAACGTGTAGAGTTATCACTTAGTGATAAAGTGAAATTGATAAAAGATCATGACTCAGTACCTAAGCCATCACAGAGAGAGCTTGCCGAAAAGTATAAAGTAGGCAAGTCGACAGTCGGCGATATTCTACGCAAGAAAGATACTTACCTGCAACAGTTTGAGCTTAACGCCAATTCTTCAAAGCAAAGATTTAACACCAACTGCAAATTCTTTGATATCAACGACATTGTATGGAAATGGTTCAATACTGCCCGTGCAAAAGGCATACCCATTTCCGGACCAATAATCCAAGAAAAGGCACTTCAGATTGCAGATGAACTCACCATTCCAGACTTCAAAGCTTCAAATGGATGGTTAGATAGATGGAAGTCCCGCTACTCTGTACACGCATTTAAAGTAAATGGAGAGAGTGCCAGCGTAGACACAACAACAGTAGAAGAATACCGCACCAGGTTACCAGACATCACAAAAGGCTACACACAAGCAGACATCTTCAACTGTGATGAGACAGGGTTATTTTATCGGGCCTTACCAGATAAAACACTCAACGTAAAAGATCAATCATGCAAAGGTGGAAAAAACGCAAAAGAGAGGCTCACTGTCATGTTCGCCTGCAGCTCCACTGGTGAAAAGTTGAAACCACTCGTCATAGGAGAGTCGTACAACCCACGCTGCTTCAAGAACGTCAACAAAGGAAACCTACCAGTCACCTACTACCCTAACAAGAAAGCCTGGATGACAACTAATGCCTTCATCGACTTGTTACGCACCGTCAACACAACAATGAGATTGCAGCGCAAAACCGGCCACCCCTGA